Proteins from a genomic interval of Ferrovibrio terrae:
- the cbiB gene encoding adenosylcobinamide-phosphate synthase CbiB, with amino-acid sequence MNGDLTVYPAAINLWLLVVALGLEALLGWPDALHRTIRHPVVWIGALIALLERHLNTPARSDLLRRLGGILALIVLLVAVWYVTSVARHMIHYLLPADGWILEAVLAASLLASRNLWNHVIAVARGLEQDGLDGGRAAVAMIVGRDPDSLDEAGVSRAAIESLAENFSDGVVAPAFWLTIGGLPGIALYKAINTADSMIGHKSDRYRAFGWATARLDDLVNLPASRLSALLLVVAAALLPGTSAGNAFKAVERDAGRHRSPNAGWPEAAMAGALGLRLAGPRRYAEGLVEDHWMGDGRSDANAADIRRALKLYAMAGLLLFGAALAGGIIVLL; translated from the coding sequence ATGAACGGCGATCTTACGGTGTACCCGGCTGCAATCAACCTCTGGCTCCTGGTCGTGGCCCTCGGTCTCGAAGCCCTGCTCGGCTGGCCCGATGCGCTGCATCGCACGATCCGCCATCCGGTGGTATGGATCGGCGCGCTGATCGCGTTGCTGGAGCGCCATCTCAACACTCCCGCCCGCTCCGATCTGCTGCGCCGGCTCGGTGGCATCCTGGCGCTGATCGTGCTGCTGGTCGCGGTCTGGTATGTCACCAGCGTTGCGCGCCACATGATCCACTATCTGCTGCCGGCAGACGGCTGGATTTTGGAAGCGGTACTGGCTGCCAGTCTCCTCGCGTCGCGCAACCTGTGGAATCATGTGATCGCCGTGGCGCGCGGCCTGGAACAGGATGGTCTCGACGGCGGTCGCGCCGCTGTGGCGATGATCGTCGGCCGCGATCCGGACAGCCTGGATGAAGCGGGCGTCAGCCGCGCCGCCATCGAAAGTCTCGCCGAGAATTTTTCCGATGGCGTGGTGGCGCCGGCTTTCTGGCTCACGATCGGCGGCCTGCCCGGCATCGCGCTCTACAAGGCGATCAACACCGCCGACAGCATGATCGGTCATAAATCCGACCGCTATCGCGCCTTCGGCTGGGCCACCGCCCGGCTGGATGATCTGGTCAACCTGCCGGCATCGCGGCTCAGCGCGTTATTGCTTGTGGTGGCCGCAGCCCTCCTGCCCGGTACTTCGGCCGGCAATGCCTTCAAGGCTGTCGAACGCGATGCCGGCAGGCACCGTTCCCCCAATGCCGGCTGGCCCGAAGCGGCGATGGCCGGCGCGCTGGGGCTGCGGCTGGCCGGACCGCGCCGCTATGCCGAGGGTCTGGTCGAGGATCACTGGATGGGCGACGGCCGCAGCGACGCCAATGCGGCGGATATCCGCCGCGCGCTGAAGCTCTATGCGATGGCCGGACTGCTGCTGTTCGGCGCGGCGCTGGCCGGCGGAATTATCGTGCTGCTCTGA
- a CDS encoding cobyric acid synthase, with protein sequence MKPARSLMFQGTGSDVGKSVLCAGVIRALVKRGHRVLPFKPQNMSNNAAVTADGGGEIGRAQALQARAAGVPTSVHMNPVLLKPQGDRTSQIVVQGKVYAQSDARGYLTRKAELWPFVAESYAKLKADADFVIVEGAGSPAEVNLRANDIANMGFATRADVPVVLVGDINRGGVIASLVGTAALLEPEELAMIAGYVINKFRGDASLFDDGLKIITQRTGWPSFGVLPFLPEVARLPAEDAVALGTVQESPNGNGGDIVIAVPQLKQIANFDDFDPLKQEPGVRLVFVTPGEPLPPDAALVILPGSKATISDLKFLRAQGWDIDLVAHLRRGGRVLGICGGYQMLGHSIADPGGLEGPAEAVEGLGLLAVDTVLTGSKTLTETDGFERFTGEPVRGYEMHVGETQGADTARPLLRLSGRHDGAVTDDGRIAGCYLHGLFGSDAFRAAYLSQLSGRSMAVRNYEAGVEDALDALADGIETHLDVDALIRAAR encoded by the coding sequence ATGAAACCTGCCCGCAGCCTGATGTTCCAGGGCACCGGCTCCGATGTCGGCAAGTCCGTGCTTTGCGCCGGCGTGATCCGCGCACTGGTGAAACGCGGCCATCGTGTGCTGCCGTTCAAGCCGCAGAATATGTCGAACAATGCCGCCGTCACAGCGGATGGTGGCGGCGAGATCGGCCGTGCCCAGGCGCTGCAGGCGCGTGCGGCCGGCGTGCCGACCAGCGTGCATATGAACCCGGTGCTGCTGAAGCCGCAGGGCGACCGCACCAGCCAGATCGTGGTGCAGGGTAAGGTCTATGCGCAGTCGGATGCACGCGGCTATCTCACCCGCAAGGCCGAACTCTGGCCTTTCGTAGCCGAGAGCTATGCCAAGCTGAAAGCCGACGCCGATTTTGTCATCGTCGAGGGCGCGGGTTCGCCGGCCGAGGTGAACCTGCGCGCCAACGATATCGCCAATATGGGGTTCGCCACCCGCGCCGATGTGCCGGTGGTGCTGGTGGGAGACATCAACCGCGGCGGCGTGATCGCCTCGCTGGTCGGTACGGCAGCGCTGCTGGAACCTGAAGAACTGGCGATGATTGCCGGCTATGTGATCAACAAGTTTCGTGGCGATGCCAGCCTGTTCGACGACGGGCTGAAGATCATCACCCAGCGCACCGGCTGGCCGAGTTTCGGCGTGCTGCCCTTCCTGCCCGAGGTCGCGCGCCTGCCCGCGGAAGACGCCGTGGCACTGGGCACGGTGCAGGAGAGCCCGAATGGCAACGGGGGCGATATCGTGATCGCCGTGCCGCAGCTGAAGCAGATCGCCAATTTCGACGACTTCGATCCGCTGAAGCAGGAGCCAGGCGTGCGTCTTGTCTTCGTGACGCCGGGCGAGCCATTGCCGCCGGATGCCGCGCTGGTGATCCTGCCGGGTTCCAAGGCCACGATTTCCGATCTGAAATTCCTGCGGGCACAGGGCTGGGATATCGACCTCGTGGCGCATCTGCGCCGTGGCGGTCGTGTGCTCGGCATCTGCGGCGGTTACCAGATGCTCGGCCACAGCATTGCCGATCCGGGCGGCCTCGAGGGCCCGGCTGAAGCCGTCGAAGGACTTGGTCTGCTGGCGGTGGATACCGTGCTGACTGGCAGCAAAACGCTGACCGAAACCGATGGTTTCGAGCGATTCACCGGCGAGCCGGTGCGCGGCTATGAGATGCATGTCGGTGAGACGCAGGGGGCGGATACCGCGCGGCCGTTGCTGCGCCTGTCCGGCCGGCATGATGGCGCGGTGACAGACGATGGCCGTATCGCCGGCTGTTATCTGCACGGACTGTTCGGCAGCGATGCCTTCCGTGCTGCTTATCTGTCGCAGCTCAGCGGTCGCAGCATGGCGGTGCGCAATTACGAGGCCGGTGTGGAAGATGCGCTGGACGCGCTGGCGGACGGCATCGAGACGCATCTCGATGTCGATGCCCTGATCAGAGCAGCACGATAA
- a CDS encoding AraC family transcriptional regulator has translation MTDLLNAVRRYADAHANPLGMAQTPIPGLFLVRATARSELMHAVSRPMVCLVVQGSKQVTMGLQEFAFAAGDSLLITADVPIVSQITRASTAAPYYSLVLELDLAIIAALAVEMKAVLVGDDAPVRVDPTDAEVAEAALRLLRLLERPSSLPVLKDQLLREMHYWLLAGRHGSAIRRLGWPDGHVQRVARAVAVLRADYAQRIPVERLASAAGMSPSSFHQHFRAVTSLSPLQFQKQLRLIEARRLMLMEDMTASHAAFQVGYESVSQFTREYGRLYGAPPVRDIEQARSKARSAA, from the coding sequence ATGACCGACCTGCTCAACGCCGTCCGACGCTATGCCGATGCCCATGCCAACCCGCTCGGCATGGCGCAGACCCCGATCCCGGGCCTGTTCCTGGTCCGCGCGACCGCACGCAGCGAACTGATGCATGCCGTTTCCCGGCCGATGGTCTGCCTCGTGGTTCAGGGCAGCAAACAGGTGACGATGGGCCTGCAGGAGTTTGCATTCGCAGCTGGCGACTCCCTGCTGATCACCGCCGATGTGCCGATCGTGAGCCAGATCACCCGCGCCAGCACCGCCGCGCCGTATTACTCGCTGGTGCTCGAACTCGATCTTGCCATCATCGCGGCGCTGGCGGTGGAGATGAAAGCCGTGCTGGTCGGCGACGATGCGCCCGTGCGCGTCGACCCGACCGATGCGGAAGTCGCCGAAGCGGCGCTGCGCCTGTTGCGGCTGCTGGAACGGCCGTCATCCCTGCCGGTCCTGAAAGACCAGCTGCTGCGCGAGATGCACTACTGGCTGCTGGCGGGCCGGCATGGTTCGGCGATCCGGCGGCTGGGCTGGCCCGACGGTCATGTGCAGCGCGTGGCGCGGGCGGTCGCCGTGCTGCGGGCGGATTATGCGCAGCGGATCCCGGTGGAGCGCCTCGCCTCGGCGGCCGGCATGAGTCCGTCTTCCTTCCACCAGCATTTCCGCGCCGTGACCTCGCTGTCGCCGCTGCAGTTCCAGAAGCAGCTGCGACTGATCGAGGCGCGACGGCTGATGCTGATGGAAGACATGACCGCGAGTCATGCGGCTTTCCAGGTCGGCTATGAAAGCGTATCGCAGTTCACCCGCGAATACGGCCGCCTCTATGGCGCACCACCGGTGCGCGATATCGAGCAGGCCCGCAGCAAGGCCCGTTCGGCCGCCTAG
- the cobU gene encoding bifunctional adenosylcobinamide kinase/adenosylcobinamide-phosphate guanylyltransferase, with product MAVRDDARITLLLGGARSGKSRLAEQLAEKRSGRLVYIATAEAWDDEMKARIAEHKARRDDRWHSIEAPIAVAEVLRALPSDTGAVLIDCLTLWLSNLMHAGRDIAAETAGLLTALNNVAFPVLLVSNEVGLSIVPENKLARDFRDAQGRLNQAVAAAADHAIFMAAGLPLVLK from the coding sequence ATGGCCGTACGCGACGACGCCCGCATCACCCTGCTGCTGGGCGGCGCGCGGTCGGGCAAGTCGCGGCTGGCCGAACAGCTGGCCGAGAAACGCTCCGGCAGACTGGTCTATATCGCCACGGCCGAAGCCTGGGACGACGAGATGAAGGCGCGGATTGCCGAGCATAAGGCCCGACGCGACGACCGCTGGCACAGTATCGAGGCGCCGATTGCCGTCGCCGAAGTCCTGCGCGCGCTTCCGTCTGACACCGGCGCCGTACTGATCGACTGCCTCACACTCTGGCTCTCCAACCTTATGCATGCCGGCCGCGACATCGCTGCCGAGACCGCCGGGCTGCTGACGGCGCTGAACAATGTCGCATTCCCGGTGCTGCTGGTCTCCAACGAAGTCGGTCTCAGCATCGTGCCGGAGAACAAGCTGGCGCGTGACTTCCGCGATGCACAGGGCCGGCTCAACCAGGCCGTGGCCGCCGCAGCCGATCATGCGATTTTCATGGCTGCGGGGCTGCCGCTCGTGCTGAAATAG
- a CDS encoding SDR family NAD(P)-dependent oxidoreductase, with translation MSKITLVTGGSRGLGRNTALSIARRGGDVILTYQSRSADAEAVVAEIQAMGRKAVAFQLDSGKVAAFAPFAAQLRKTLRETWSRDTFDHLVNNAGHGDYALFADTTEAQFDGLMNVHLKGVYFLTQTLLPLIADGGRIVNLSSGLTRFAYPGYAAYAAMKGAVEVLTAYMAKELGARGIAVNTVAPGAIETDFGGGAVRDNPEINKVLAGMTALGRVGLPDDIGPMIANLLSDDNRWINAQRIEVSGGQAI, from the coding sequence ATGAGCAAGATCACCCTGGTTACCGGCGGCAGCCGCGGTCTGGGCCGCAACACCGCCCTCAGCATCGCCCGCCGCGGCGGCGACGTGATCCTCACCTACCAGAGCCGCAGCGCCGACGCCGAGGCTGTGGTCGCCGAAATCCAGGCGATGGGTCGCAAGGCGGTCGCCTTCCAGCTCGACAGCGGCAAGGTCGCGGCCTTTGCGCCCTTCGCCGCGCAACTGCGCAAGACGCTGCGCGAAACCTGGTCGCGCGACACGTTCGACCACTTGGTGAACAATGCCGGCCACGGCGATTACGCCCTGTTCGCCGACACCACCGAGGCGCAGTTCGATGGTTTGATGAACGTTCACCTCAAGGGCGTCTACTTCCTGACGCAGACGCTGCTGCCGCTGATCGCCGATGGCGGACGCATCGTCAACCTGTCTTCGGGCCTGACGCGCTTCGCTTATCCCGGCTATGCCGCCTATGCGGCGATGAAGGGCGCGGTCGAGGTGCTGACCGCCTATATGGCCAAGGAACTCGGTGCGCGCGGCATTGCCGTCAACACCGTCGCGCCGGGCGCCATCGAGACCGATTTCGGCGGCGGCGCGGTGCGCGACAATCCGGAGATCAACAAGGTTCTGGCCGGGATGACCGCGCTCGGCCGCGTGGGTCTGCCTGACGATATCGGCCCGATGATCGCCAACCTGCTGTCCGACGACAACCGCTGGATCAATGCGCAGCGGATCGAAGTCTCAGGTGGCCAGGCCATCTGA
- the cobD gene encoding threonine-phosphate decarboxylase CobD, with amino-acid sequence MTDDSTMGAPAVLRQPVHGGDLSGLRQAHAGDWIDLSTGINPFAWPVPELPTEAWTRLPSSDDMTALLQAARQAYGAPAEAGIVAVPGTQAAIQLLPRLFARPQGVVRIGILGPTYGEHAHVWRSMGHDVVEIDGVPGSLQGFDVLLAVNPNNPDGRGLGLPLLRRWHEDLAARGGWLILDEAFADVVPEVSFCAEAGKPGLVILRSFGKFFGLAGLRLGFVLGPEIVTGAIRVTAGPWAVSGPALQIGCAALSDTQWQVGMRDELRARARRFDQSMRERGIHVLGGTSLFRLAKIADAASFAAALRGRGIHVRVFDYEPQWMRFGLPADEAEFWRRFVLALSELRG; translated from the coding sequence ATGACAGATGATTCCACCATGGGCGCTCCGGCTGTGCTCCGTCAACCTGTGCACGGCGGCGATCTCAGCGGCCTGCGTCAGGCTCATGCCGGCGACTGGATCGACCTCAGCACCGGCATCAATCCGTTTGCATGGCCCGTACCTGAATTGCCGACCGAGGCATGGACGCGGCTGCCGAGTAGCGACGACATGACCGCGTTGCTGCAGGCGGCGCGACAGGCCTATGGCGCACCGGCCGAGGCCGGCATCGTCGCCGTGCCGGGCACGCAGGCGGCGATCCAGCTGCTGCCGCGACTGTTCGCGCGACCACAGGGCGTGGTGCGCATCGGCATTCTCGGCCCGACCTATGGCGAACATGCGCATGTCTGGCGCTCGATGGGGCATGACGTGGTCGAGATCGATGGCGTGCCGGGCAGCCTGCAGGGGTTCGATGTTCTGCTCGCCGTCAATCCCAACAATCCCGACGGTCGCGGGCTGGGCCTGCCGCTGCTGCGGCGCTGGCATGAAGACCTCGCTGCGCGCGGCGGCTGGCTGATCCTCGACGAGGCCTTTGCCGATGTGGTGCCGGAGGTGTCGTTCTGCGCCGAGGCCGGCAAGCCCGGGCTGGTGATCCTGCGCAGCTTCGGCAAGTTCTTCGGCCTGGCCGGGCTGCGGCTCGGTTTCGTGCTGGGGCCCGAGATCGTCACCGGGGCCATTCGTGTCACGGCGGGTCCCTGGGCGGTCAGCGGCCCGGCGCTGCAGATTGGATGTGCGGCGCTCAGTGATACGCAATGGCAAGTCGGGATGCGCGACGAGTTGCGTGCCCGTGCGCGCCGCTTCGACCAGAGCATGCGCGAGCGTGGCATCCATGTGCTGGGCGGCACGTCGCTGTTCCGGCTCGCGAAGATCGCCGATGCTGCCAGTTTTGCGGCCGCGTTGCGCGGGCGGGGGATTCATGTCCGCGTGTTCGACTACGAGCCGCAGTGGATGCGCTTCGGCCTGCCGGCGGATGAAGCCGAGTTCTGGCGGCGCTTCGTTCTGGCGCTGTCGGAGTTGCGGGGCTAG